The sequence CTTGTCGTATAGAGGTGCCAGTAGAGGATGTGTGTATTGATTCTGTTCTTCCTTGGATGGAAAGTCAGCCTATTTTCCCTAAGTTTTACTGGCAATCGAGAGATACCACAGAAGAGGTTATCGCTTTAGGTCAAGCTAGAACATTTAATGAAATTAACCCTGCTTATTCAATGCTTAACCAAAATCAGCGCATTTGGGGAGGCTATGCTTTCCCTTATAAGAATAATAAAGGACGCTGTTTAAAATCATTCTTCTTTTTGCCTCATATTGAACTACTTCGTCGTAATCAAGATTGGTTTCTGGCGGTCAATCTGATGGAAGATAGAGATGCGGTGCGTCGTGCGGTGCATTTGCTTAATAACGATACTTTATCTTTTTCAAAGCCACTGCCTGCGGTGACGAAAGTGACGCACATTCCTGATCAAGCGTTGTGGACACACAATGTTGATTTGGCTTTGGAGTCCATTAGCCATAGCGAATTGAAAAAAGTGGTGCTAGCACGCAAAACGACGGTCAAACTTGATGCGACTTTAAAAGGGGTTGAATTATTAGCCCTAAGCCGTGAGCAAAATCGTCACAGTTTTCACTTTTTATTGCAATTAGAGGAAGGGCACTCCTTTATTGGATCTACACCTGAAAGGCTGTATAGCCGTCGCGGACAACTGATAGAAACAGAAGCATTGGCCGGTACTATTGGGCGGCACAGCCAGCCGGTTCGAGATTTAGAGCTGGCAAATTGGTTGATTCATG is a genomic window of Vibrio neonatus containing:
- a CDS encoding isochorismate synthase, which encodes MSFFAHAIKQLAHHVETAPIDACRIEVPVEDVCIDSVLPWMESQPIFPKFYWQSRDTTEEVIALGQARTFNEINPAYSMLNQNQRIWGGYAFPYKNNKGRCLKSFFFLPHIELLRRNQDWFLAVNLMEDRDAVRRAVHLLNNDTLSFSKPLPAVTKVTHIPDQALWTHNVDLALESISHSELKKVVLARKTTVKLDATLKGVELLALSREQNRHSFHFLLQLEEGHSFIGSTPERLYSRRGQLIETEALAGTIGRHSQPVRDLELANWLIHDKKNLQENQYVVDDIVDSLVPFCSSVEVEDEARLVKLRRVQHLKRHIQAELSKHADKSKLLQALQPTAAIAGLPRHLALDFIEQHEPFSRSWYSGSVGYISDQSAEFCVAIRSAMVQGDNLHLFAGAGIVPGSKAEHEWQELDKKMSTLLSLITEQSVLEQAS